One stretch of Clostridia bacterium DNA includes these proteins:
- a CDS encoding iron ABC transporter permease has protein sequence MSILAELEGFLEKDITAIKSVYSRHTGRKAFFLLSLVGVLLLGVLFSVAVGAAGISIRDVLGAILSHVGLKVFPTNDLTETVVWQLRLPRILLAVLTGISLAGAGAVMQGVLRNPLVSPYTLGLSSGAAFGAALAIVLGTGILGSSYLVLSKWLIVGNAFMFGALTMVLAYLLATFKGLAPEVLVLGGVAIGYLFQAGVSLLKYISNHEALRELVVWLMGGFWGASWEAVTILFPIVLLGIGGLIYFAWDLNVLGAGEEVAANLGVKIRRVRLLTLGFATLVASAAVAFTGIIGFIGLVSPHICRMVIGSDNRFLLPASCLMGAVLLLLSDTLARTIIAPTELPVGIITAFMGSPFFIYLLIKKRRQWWG, from the coding sequence ATGAGTATCCTGGCGGAGCTCGAAGGGTTTTTGGAAAAGGACATAACGGCCATCAAGTCGGTTTACTCGCGGCATACCGGCCGCAAGGCTTTCTTCCTGCTCTCTCTGGTTGGTGTGCTTCTACTAGGGGTGCTTTTTTCGGTGGCCGTGGGAGCCGCCGGGATAAGCATCCGGGACGTGCTGGGAGCCATTCTCTCTCACGTCGGGCTTAAGGTTTTTCCGACGAATGACCTGACCGAGACGGTGGTCTGGCAGCTCCGCCTTCCCCGTATCCTTTTGGCGGTCTTGACCGGGATAAGCTTGGCCGGGGCGGGAGCGGTGATGCAGGGGGTGCTGCGCAACCCTCTGGTTTCTCCTTACACCTTAGGGCTTTCCAGCGGAGCGGCCTTCGGGGCGGCACTGGCCATCGTTTTGGGCACTGGAATTCTGGGCAGCAGTTACCTCGTTCTTTCTAAGTGGTTGATCGTCGGCAACGCCTTCATGTTTGGAGCGCTGACCATGGTTTTGGCTTACCTCTTGGCCACTTTCAAAGGCCTGGCCCCGGAGGTCCTGGTCCTGGGAGGGGTGGCTATTGGCTACCTCTTCCAGGCAGGAGTATCGCTCTTAAAATATATATCCAACCACGAAGCCTTGCGAGAGCTAGTGGTCTGGTTGATGGGCGGATTCTGGGGAGCCAGCTGGGAGGCGGTGACTATTCTTTTCCCCATAGTCCTGCTGGGCATCGGGGGCTTGATCTACTTTGCCTGGGACTTGAACGTGCTGGGTGCGGGAGAAGAAGTAGCAGCCAATTTAGGGGTCAAGATCAGGCGGGTGCGCCTTCTGACCCTGGGCTTCGCCACTTTGGTGGCTTCGGCGGCGGTGGCCTTCACCGGGATCATCGGCTTCATCGGGCTGGTCTCGCCCCACATCTGCCGCATGGTCATCGGCAGCGACAACCGCTTTCTGCTTCCGGCCTCTTGTCTCATGGGAGCAGTGCTGCTCCTCCTTTCGGATACCCTGGCCCGGACCATCATAGCGCCCACCGAACTGCCGGTAGGGATCATCACCGCCTTCATGGGTTCTCCCTTCTTCATCTACTTGCTGATTAAGAAAAGACGCCAGTGGTGGGGGTGA